A genome region from Hevea brasiliensis isolate MT/VB/25A 57/8 chromosome 9, ASM3005281v1, whole genome shotgun sequence includes the following:
- the LOC110638075 gene encoding GPI-anchored protein LLG1, whose amino-acid sequence MELNRVSVFVFFFFLLMVVFAPRSFASSFISDSVFQSHASTGRNLLQAKKACPLNFEFLNYTVIISQCKGPQYPRDRCCSAFKDFACPYADVLNDLTNDCASTMFSYINLNGKYPPGLFASECREGKEGLACPAIPPSQSANASGSPIICVPSLLLVLTSSFLALLVHLL is encoded by the exons ATGGAGTTGAATCGGGTTTCTGTatttgtcttcttcttcttcctgttGATGGTTGTCTTTGCTCCTCGTTCTTTTGCTTCCagttttatttcag ATTCGGTTTTTCAATCCCATGCTTCCACAGGCAGGAATCTGCTTCAGGCTaagaaag CCTGTCCATTAAACTTTGAGTTTCTGAACTATACGGTCATCATAAGCCAATGTAAAGGACCTCAGTATCCTCGTGATCGCTGTTGTTCAGCATTCAAGGACTTTGCTTGTCCATACGCAGATGTTTTGAATGACTTGACCAATGATTGTGCGTCAACCATGTTCAGCTACATTAACCTCAATGGAAAATACCCACCTGGCCTTTTTGCTAGTGAATGCAGGGAAGGGAAAGAGGGGCTAGCATGCCCTGCGATACCACCATCACAGTCAGCTAATGCTAGTGGGAGTCCGATTATTTGTGTTCCATCCCTACTGCTTGTGCTCACATCTAGCTTCCTAGCGCTGTTAGTTCACTTACTTTGA